From Marinitoga sp. 1197:
TATTTTTTCAACTATATCTTTTAACAATGTTGTTTTTCCTGCTTGTCTTAGCGCTGATACTGTAAAGTATCTCCAATTTTCTATATGGTCAAGTGCTTCTTTCATTATATCTGGTCTTTCTACATAATAACAGGTCTTTTTATCAACGGGTCCACTTGTGCAGAATCTTCTCATTATCTCACCTCCGGTGCTACACGCCTACGGCGGGTTGTAGGATTAAAATTTTTAGATTTAAATATAAAAAACATTTCTATATTTGCTCCGCAAATATACACGCTGCCGCGGTAATAGGATTAAAAATTATATTTTAAAAATAACTCTAAAAAATTTTTTAAAAACATGTAAATATTTGCAGGGCGGATATTTAACCTCTGGTGAGAATTTAGACTTTTTTATGTAATTGAATTATACCACATTGATTTTTGAATCCATATAATATTATGTTAAAATCAAATATTTGTATATTATATAATAATAGGAGTTCAAAATAATAAAAAAATCCTTAAAATTTTTTATATTCTTAAACAACTCAGTGATGAGTTTTTTCTTGCAATGTAAAATAAATAGCCATCGCTAGAAAACATACCTTCGGTAGAATATGGAAGATTATTATACAAATTATTTATCAGATTTTTTTCTGAAAAATCTGATAACATCAAATAAAAAAAATACATCTAATAGCGAGAATATAAAATTGCATCAATATATTAAACAAAAACTTAACCATAAAAATATATCAGGTGATAAAATAATTATGTAAATTTATTAAATTTAAGAAAAGAAAAGTTGATTATAAATTTACTCAAAATTTACTTTATATCGTTGACTATTTTTTTTTTTTTGCTAAAATTATTGTGAATTGAATAAGTGGAAATAATATCTTTTAATTATTCAGTAACATAATATAAAAATTATACATTCATAAAATTTTATTATGAATTATTAAGTTATAAAATTCGCAATATTTGATCATAATATTATTAAATAAATCATATATACTAAGTGAGAAAAATTTTAAAAAAAATTTTAATTACACACTAATCATTAGAAAACATTAATTAAATGCATCTAATCAGATATTATATCAAAAAAATTTTCATTTATCAGACGACTGAGTGATTTTGATATCAGGATTTTAGGAAAAATTATAAAATCAAAAAAGTTTAAAGGGCGGGGAGAGAATGAAAAAAACGGTAAAAGTGTATATTTTAATAATTTTTATCAGTATTTTTTTTATATCATGTACTAAGATAGAAAAACAGGAAAAAAATATTGAAAATAATAAAGTGCCAGAAACCTTTTTAAAAAATGATATTAATATTAAAACCTCCGAGTATTATACTAAAGATGGTATTTTGGTATTTAAAAATTATTTTGAAAATGGTGAGTTAACAAAACAGGAAATATTTGATAATAAAGGTAATATAGATTATACGTTTGAAATAAATGATGAAAAAATTTACTCTATTAAAAACTCTGATGGACAAAAAGTTTCTACAAATAAAATATATTATTATTATAATAATATTAGTCATACAAAAGAATTACTTCCACTAAATAAAATATTTACATTTGAAGATTACCTAAATTCAGCAAAAAATAAAAAAGAAAAGTTTTCATTATATGATCAATTGGATCCAGGACAATATACTTATGGATATAGAATTGATACTTCACAAACTGGATATACTGATGGAGAAATGTCGAGAAAAATATTTAATGCGACTTTAAATACAATATTAAATATAGCTACAAATAAAATTGTAAATTCTATTGCTTCAAAATTAAGAAATATAATTGAATATATTCAATATACTGGAGATTTTATTTCTTATCTTAGAAGCAATTTTGTAATAACTGGAACATTAACTGAAGAAGCAAGACATTATACATTAAAAAAGGTATATGTTATACATTATGTTTCTGATAAAAATGGAAATTGGAAAAAAAGTTGGAAAAAACTTTTTGTAGTAGCTGAACGAAATTACAGTAGTTTAAGAGTAATTGTTAAAGGAAAAATAAAATATAAATATAATGATAATGGTACAATAGAAACTAGAGAAAAACTCGATGGAACTGTTATAACTAAAGAAAATCTTGATATAAAAGATTCTCCAAATTATAATAAACTTTCAAAATTATGTTTAATAGCAAAGGAAAATTATTTAAATTACATAAATGGTGGGATATATAATGTTTGGTATGAAAAACCATAATATATTATTTAAAGTATTTTTTTATTTTATATTTGGATTGTTATTGTATTTTCTGATAATATTTATATATAATATATATTTTAATCCATTATATATATTAAAAAAATATTATAATGCAATGTTTCATGCCAAAATATATTATGATAGTCTTCTTAATGATAATACTGTTTCTTCAAATACTATCGAAAATTCTTTTAAAGCATATTTGAATAAAATGATAGAAGAAAGGAAAAAATATGTTTTAGAACCTGAAAAATCAGGAAAATTTATGGAAGAATATTATATTCACCTGGATGAAAATATTGAAAATATTTTAAATACTGATGGTGGTGCAGAAATAAATATTAAAAAAGTTAAGAGGGGATATATCGTACATCTTTTAAATGAAATATTAGTATCTTATGATTTAGATTCTAAAGGTAATATAATAAATAAAGAAATAAAGAAAGAAGAACTTAAAAAAATAAAATATCCAGAAAATGCAGAAATTACATTTTATATTGTGAGGACATGGAAAGGATTAAAAATCGATTGGATGAAATCTGTATATTTGTTAAAATAAAGTGACTATCTAAATTGGAGATGTACGTTTTCGATTGGATTTGTGGTATATATCAGCTTCCTAATAGGTTTTGAATATTTAAAGTAAGCAAGTTCCCAATTGTTTTTCCATATTTGTACTGCTATGGGGTGAGTTTTGCCCCATTTTTTTTCAAATTCCTCAAGCGCTGTCTCAGCTGCTTCAAGATTTGGAGCCTGGTATATAGGTTTCAAATCCTTAGTGATTTCCTTTCTATATTTATGAGGGACATATTTAAAAGTATTTCTCAATTGATGTACAATACACATTTGAACTTCAGTTTTTGGAAATGCGGCATGAATTGCATCAACAAAACCTGTTAATCCATCTACAGAAGCAATTAAAATATCCTTATAACCATCAAGATTAATACCAATAACGTTATATATAACTTTTTTCCTTACAATACCATCTTCCTTTACTGAATAAAATGAAGTGTCCAAATATACGATAGCATATACTTCTTCCAAAGGTCTATTTTTCCAGTCATTAATCAAAGGAATTACAGTATTAGTAATTATACTAGGGTGTATTCTCTAAAAGATCAAGAAGTTAAAGTTAAAAATATGTTAAGAAATATTTTAGAGAATTTTTAAAATTACCCCACTATTACAGCAAACATTATCGCTGCAATTGTTTAGAAAAATTATAATTTTTATATAAGTTAATTTTAAAATTATAAATTTGAATATTAGTAGATTAAATGATTATGCATTTTTTAATAGTCTTGATCTAAAGTATTTATAGTCGAATACTGTATTATTAGTCCATAACGTATAAACTAATTCAGCTAATTTTCTTACTATAGCAATTTCAGCCACTTTTGTATGTTTTCCTCTTTTAATTAAATCATGGTATTTTTTCGATATTCTGGCATTAATTTTAAAACTCTCTCAGCCCATAATGTAAATGTATGTCTTAAGTGCTTGTTACCTTTTTTTGATATTTTTTTGTTTCTTTTATATTTACCTGATTGAGATACTGTAGGATCAAGTCCTATGTACGAAACGAAATGTTTTTTAGTTTTAAAACGAGTAATATCTCCTACTTCTGATATTATTGTAAATGGAGTTACTAATTCACCTGAACCTGGGATTGAAGTTATCGCTTTATATGCCTGAATATACTTGTTTTCTATTTTATTATTATCATTATTATTATTATTATTCTCGTTATTATTCCTATTCCTATTATTATTATTATTATCACTGTTATTGTTACTATTGTTATTACTATCGCTATTGTCAAGAACATTATTTATTTCATTAATATCGAGAGTGTTAAGTAGTTCATTTGAAATTCTCTGTATTTCTTTTTCTAATATTTCTATCTGTTCCATATGATTCTTAATTAATTCTATTTTTGATTTGATTATTATAGCAGAAGTGTCATGTTCTATTCCTATTGAATGTTTTAAATCATTTATTACATCTAATGCTTTTTCTTTATTCCAGAAGCATCGCTTCGCGAAAAATTATTTTAATTATAATATTTGATTTAGATCAATATTTTAAAAATGAAAATAATAAAAAATCTTTAAATATCATTGTATAAAAGCTAAGCTTTTATACATTTTATGAAGCAAGTAAATTTATGACTTTTCTTTTGTGTTTCATTATTGACTTTAATGTAGGATATCTTGATAATAATTTTAGTAAAACGGGAGA
This genomic window contains:
- a CDS encoding transposase; this translates as MHPSIITNTVIPLINDWKNRPLEEVYAIVYLDTSFYSVKEDGIVRKKVIYNVIGINLDGYKDILIASVDGLTGFVDAIHAAFPKTEVQMCIVHQLRNTFKYVPHKYRKEITKDLKPIYQAPNLEAAETALEEFEKKWGKTHPIAVQIWKNNWELAYFKYSKPIRKLIYTTNPIENVHLQFR
- a CDS encoding IS110 family transposase is translated as MEQIEILEKEIQRISNELLNTLDINEINNVLDNSDSNNNSNNNSDNNNNNRNRNNNENNNNNNDNNKIENKYIQAYKAITSIPGSGELVTPFTIISEVGDITRFKTKKHFVSYIGLDPTVSQSGKYKRNKKISKKGNKHLRHTFTLWAERVLKLMPEYRKNTMI